Proteins encoded together in one Dermacentor variabilis isolate Ectoservices chromosome 2, ASM5094787v1, whole genome shotgun sequence window:
- the LOC142570687 gene encoding uncharacterized protein LOC142570687 has product MKVKLLLICFVAKAWALQHHSAGYQGPGYGGFGGYGGYGGYGGYGGYGGYGGNGGYNAATAGAPYQGYGASSFPPQPYSFGYDTADEFGNRQFRSEQGDANNVKTGSYGYRDVNGLFRRVNYIADANGFRATVDTNEPGTAPGASADVVFNASLVVPPVPGGAAAQNTFGAAAGAPGYNAYAGFGGGGYGPSSSAAGAFGYGGYGRNGYPPNGPAISGQAYGVHAQQGYGAVGYTPGGYGPAGYGGLVAGHQGFRRRR; this is encoded by the exons ATGAAG GTAAAACTTCTTCTCATTTGCTTCGTCGCCAAGGCGTGGGCACTGCAGCACCACTCAGCAGGATACCAGGGCCCCGGCTACGGTGGCTTCGGTGGCTACGGTGGCTACGGTGGCTACGGTGGTTACGGTGGATACGGTGGATACGGAGGAAACGGCGGCTACAACGCTGCTACGGCCGGTGCACCTTACCAGGGATACGGCGCTTCCTCCTTT CCACCTCAGCCGTACAGTTTTGGCTACGACACGGCGGACGAGTTCGGCAACCGGCAGTTCCGTAGCGAGCAGGGCGACGCCAACAACGTGAAGACTGGCTCGTATGGGTACCGAGATGTGAACGGTCTCTTCCGGCGCGTCAACTACATTGCCGACGCCAACGGCTTCCGCGCCACAGTGGACACCAACGAGCCGGGCACGGCACCGGGAGCCAGCGCCGACGTCGTGTTCAACGCATCACTAGTTGTCCCACCGGTTCCTGGTGGTGCAGCGGCTCAGAACACATTTGGCGCGGCCGCAGGAGCGCCCGGTTACAACGCTTACGCCGGATTCGGCGGTGGCGGGTACGGCCCCTCCAGTAGCGCAGCTGGGGCCTTCGGGTACGGCGGCTACGGGCGCAACGGCTACCCTCCCAATGGGCCGGCTATCAGTGGCCAAGCCTACGGGGTTCACGCCCAACAGGGTTACGGTGCGGTTGGTTATACTCCAGGTGGATATGGGCCAGCTGGCTACGGTGGATTGGTTGCAGGTCACCAGGGCTTCCGCCGTCGCAGATAA